One Malaclemys terrapin pileata isolate rMalTer1 chromosome 9, rMalTer1.hap1, whole genome shotgun sequence DNA window includes the following coding sequences:
- the LOC128843370 gene encoding PAX-interacting protein 1-like translates to MMMMKTMKIAHSKEVEKPVSPTARICLSPWTWNPVTPKLTQGMLPDPEGTQGTSAANVSPSQRLVKIRRRKRQTRDDMFLELQMSSHADRAQQNAWRQSMSKCKKAQYEREERWRAEESKWQAEEDRWRQLADRRQESMLRLLEHQTEMLQRMVELQERQQEQRPLLQLLCNQQPSSPSSIASSPRRPRTRSGGLRPPSHSTPDDCPSIRRLAFNKS, encoded by the exons atgatgatgatgaagacaatgaagatagctcacagcaaggaagtggagaaaccggtttccccaacagccaggatatgtttatcaccctggacctggaacccagtaacccccaaactcacccaaggcatgctcccagaccctgagggcacacaagggacctctg ctgcaaatgtttctccttcgcagaggctagtgaagattagaaggagaaaacgtcagactcgggatgatatgttcttggagctccagatgtcctcccacgctgacagagcacagcagaatgcgtggaggcagtcaatgtcaaagtgcaaaaaagcacaatatgaacgagaggagaggtggcgggctgaagagagcaagtggcaggctgaagaggataggtggcgtcagcttgctgacagaaggcaagagtcgatgctccggctgctggagcatcaaactgaaatgcttcagcgtatggttgagctgcaggaaaggcagcaggagcagagaccgctgctacagctcctgtgtaaccaacagccctcctccccaagttccatagcctcctcacccagacgcccaagaacacggtcggggggcctccggccacccagccactccaccccagatgattgcccaagcatcagaaggctggccttcaataagagttaa
- the LOC128843369 gene encoding uncharacterized protein LOC128843369, which translates to MQSSSAQVTVMESQDRKRAPAWTEREVRDLLAIWGDESVLAELRSSKRNGKILEKVSKAMKDRGHNRDTQQCRMKIKELRQAYHKAREANGRSGAELQTCRFYAELHAILGYAATTTPTVCYDSVNGETHREEGSGNEEDEDGGNVGSSQQQGSGETSFLNSQDMFVTLDLEPITPELTQDPEGTQGTSAANVSPSQRLVNIRKRKRRTWDDMFMELQMSFHADRAQQNAWRQSMSDMRKAQYEREERWRAESRDEKSKWRAEDDRWRQLADRRQESMLRLLEHQTDMLLRMVELQERQQEQRPPLQPLCNQQPSSPSSIASSPRFPRTRWGGLWPPSHSTPDDCPSIRRLAFNKS; encoded by the exons atgcagagctcatcagcacaggtaaccgtgatggagtcccaggatcgcaaaagagctccagcatggaccgaacgggaggtacgggatctgctcgccatatggggagatgaatcagtgctagctgaactccgtagcagtaaaagaaatggcaaaatattagaaaaggtctccaaggccatgaaggatcgaggccataacagggacacacagcaatgccgcatgaaaattaaggagctacggcaagcctaccacaaagccagagaagcaaatggaaggtccggggcagagctgcaaacttgccgcttctacgcggagctgcatgccattctagggtatgcagccaccactaccccaaccgtgtgctatgactccgtcaatggagaaacacacagggaagagggttcggggaacgaggaagatgaggatggaggtaatgtaggtagctcacagcagcaaggaagcggagaaaccagtttcctcaacagccaggatatgtttgtcaccctggacctggaaccaataacccccgaactcacccaagaccctgagggcacacaggggacctctg ctgcaaatgtttctccttcacagaggctagtgaacattagaaagagaaaacggaggacgtgggacgatatgttcatggagctccagatgtccttccacgctgatagagcacagcagaatgcgtggaggcagtcaatgtcagacatgagaaaagcacaatatgaacgagaggagaggtggcgggctgagtcgcgggatgaaaagagcaagtggcgggctgaagatgataggtggcgtcagcttgcagacagaaggcaagagtcaatgctccgtctgctggagcatcaaactgatatgctcctgcgtatggttgagctgcaggaaaggcagcaggagcagagaccgccgctacagcccctgtgtaaccaacagccctcctccccaagttccatagcctcctcacccagattcccaagaacacggtgggggggcctctggccacccagtcactccaccccagatgattgcccaagcatcagaaggctggccttcaataagagttaa